The Neobacillus sp. PS3-34 genome has a window encoding:
- a CDS encoding metallophosphoesterase gives MTVNIPSGTPEKLYDLEVAYTGNGQRITDSQPHAVKVIDEFKKDFTFLHLTDTHVGSPRNVGDPENPSSIDPALSKEAGIWDPDPNKRWLYLQKAINEVNLTNPDFVVLTGDLMFGQMNPQEYIYEYEEAYKMLQKLNVPVYIVPGNHDYYAQDATLADGAKYWEKYFGPQYFSFDYGLYAHFIGYNSFDWDKFDRSGHGTVSVPTWGGQIRSQQLDWIKADLAENAKTAQGGQIRGLFSHHNPLWQDREIWPQTDTEVQDYWKQYDAQHDPQKLDTLLLGEKLGLKYDQQWHGENANELIALMKQYNVTLSLHGHTHIDNVTEKDGILYTTTTAIELTGKPWVGFRHFTMKNGQVTSYNYEDPDHSIPVYENGDTKSGVMSFEANYASVNDGSATSQEATVTNRLNKTITVTVPFYLAAGSYKASVGSIKQNYSADGKQYIEILITLPAQSSQKISIQ, from the coding sequence GTGACCGTGAATATTCCATCAGGCACCCCAGAAAAATTGTACGATTTAGAGGTTGCCTATACAGGAAATGGCCAGAGAATAACTGATAGTCAGCCACATGCCGTTAAAGTAATCGATGAATTCAAAAAGGATTTTACCTTTCTTCACTTAACGGATACCCATGTCGGCTCACCGAGAAATGTCGGAGATCCTGAGAACCCATCGAGTATTGATCCAGCTCTTTCAAAGGAGGCAGGCATCTGGGATCCTGACCCGAACAAACGCTGGCTTTATTTGCAAAAGGCCATTAATGAAGTCAATCTGACCAACCCGGACTTTGTCGTTTTAACTGGAGATTTGATGTTCGGCCAGATGAATCCACAGGAATACATTTATGAATACGAAGAAGCGTATAAAATGCTGCAAAAACTGAATGTTCCGGTATACATTGTGCCTGGAAACCATGATTATTACGCCCAGGATGCTACTCTAGCAGATGGAGCAAAGTACTGGGAAAAATATTTTGGTCCACAATATTTCTCCTTTGATTACGGCCTATACGCACACTTTATTGGCTATAACTCGTTCGATTGGGATAAATTTGACCGCAGTGGACACGGGACCGTCTCCGTTCCGACATGGGGAGGCCAAATAAGGTCACAGCAGTTGGACTGGATAAAGGCAGACCTTGCTGAAAATGCAAAAACAGCCCAGGGCGGCCAGATTAGAGGCTTGTTTTCCCACCATAATCCTCTATGGCAGGATCGGGAAATTTGGCCGCAAACCGATACAGAAGTCCAGGATTATTGGAAACAATATGATGCCCAGCATGATCCGCAGAAGCTTGACACCCTCCTTTTAGGGGAAAAGCTCGGATTAAAATATGATCAGCAATGGCATGGCGAGAATGCTAACGAATTAATTGCTTTGATGAAGCAATATAATGTAACTTTAAGCCTTCATGGGCATACCCATATCGATAACGTCACAGAAAAGGATGGAATTCTGTACACAACCACAACCGCAATAGAATTAACAGGAAAACCGTGGGTTGGCTTCAGGCATTTCACCATGAAAAACGGGCAAGTGACTTCTTATAATTACGAGGATCCGGACCATTCGATTCCTGTCTATGAAAATGGGGATACGAAAAGCGGAGTCATGTCCTTTGAAGCGAATTACGCTTCAGTTAATGATGGCAGCGCCACTTCACAGGAAGCTACGGTAACGAATCGCCTTAATAAAACGATTACGGTGACCGTTCCGTTTTATCTCGCCGCAGGCAGCTATAAAGCTTCTGTTGGATCGATTAAGCAGAACTACAGCGCAGATGGAAAACAGTATATAGAAATTTTGATTACTCTTCCTGCGCAAAGCTCACAAAAAATTAGTATCCAATAA